The Deltaproteobacteria bacterium sequence CGAGTTCGACGAGTGACTGCAGGCGCCACGATTTGCGACACGTCGTCGGGTCGGCGTAAAACCGTCGCAGTGGGCTTTTTCGCACACGTCGGCGCCGTCGCCCGAAAGGACCTGCGAGTCGAGCTTCGCAGTCGCGAAGTCGTCTACACGATGTTGTTCTTTGGCGCGATGGTGATGCTGATCTTCTCGTTCGCGTTCGTCGAGGGGCGGACCGGTAAGGCGATCGGCGACGTGTCGGCCGGGCTACTCTGGATCAGCGTGTTGTTTGCCGGCACGCTCGGTCTGTCGCGTGCGTTCGATCGCGAGCGCGAGGACAATACGATGCGCGGCCTGCTACTGGCGCCGGTGCCGCGCGCGGCGATCTTCTTGGGCAAGGCGATCTCGATCGCGGTGTTCATCCTGACCGCCGAACTCGTCGTCGTGCCGATGATTGGCGTACTGTTCAAGGCGCCTCTCGGTCGCGATCCGGTGGCGCTGGTGGTGGCGCTGGCGCTCGCGACGATCGGGTTCTCCATCGTCGGTTCGGTGTTCGCGTCGATGTTGCTGCGGTCGCGGGCCCGTGCGGTGTTGCTGCCGGTCACGTTGTATCCGATCCTCGTGCCGATGATGATCGCCGCCGCGAAGGCGACCGGCGCGATCATCGGTGCGGCGTACGACCCGTCGGTTGCGTGGTTCTGGATCCGCTTTCTCGCGGTGTTCGACGTCGTGTTCCTTGTCGCCGCGCTATGGTTTTTCGAGGCCCTGGTGATCGAATGAACAAGACGGGTGTGTTGATCGCGGCAGCGCTTGCGGCCATCGGCTTGCCGGCGGCGTTGTGGCTGGCGTTTTACCGGGCGCCGCTATTGGATCAGCTCTACTTCAACCAGAAGATCTTCTACTTCCATGTGCCGTCGGCGTTCATGCTGTTCGTCGCCGTATTCGTGTGCGGCATCTACTCGCTGCGCTATCTTCGCAAGCGCAACCCCGACCACGACGAGGTCGCGAGCGCCGCGGCGGAACTCGCTGTGTTGTTCGGCGCGATCGTGCTGATCACCGGATCGATCTGGGGTAAGGCCGCGTGGAACATGTGGTGGGACTGGGAGGCGCGGCTGACGACGGCGCTGTTGCTGTGGATGATCATGGTCGCCTACGTGCTCGTGCGCAAATACGGCGGACCGGGCAGCGAACGGCTCGGCGCCGGGCTCGGCGTGTTCGCAATGCTCGACGTGCCGTTGATTTATCTGAGCGTTCATATCTGGCGGACGGTTCACCCCAAGACGAGTGTCGTTCCGGGCCTGCAAGGCACGATGCGCATCGCGTTCTGGGTCGCGGTCACGGCGTTCGTGGCACTGTTCGTCCTGCTGATGAAGGTTCGGCTGGCGATCGGGCGCGGGCGTCGCCAACTCGACGACGTGCGCGAAGCGGCGCTCGACGCGGGGTTGTTCGAATGAGGAGACCGACGATGCGAACGATGCATTGGCTCGCGCCCGTGGCGGCGCTGTGGTTGGCCGGCGCGTCCCGCGCCGCGGGAGCGCAACCGGCGGCGTCCGGCGCGCCCCGCACTTCCGGCGGTGCGGAATCCGCCGAGCCGCCGGGCGCGGCGGCTGCGCCCGGCTCGGCGGCCGCGGGACCGGCCGCGACCGCGCCGCGCGCGGCCGAGTCGGCGACCGATCCGGCCGCGGCCGCGCGCGCGGCCGACCTGCGCGCCCGCTGTGATGCAGAGTGGCAAAAGGACGAGGCGTGGTACCGGGACCTGCGCAACCTGTTCATCAATCAGTTGTTCTTCGATCCGCGGACCGGTGCGATCGCGAACCCGCCGCCGGCGCTGCCGGCGTTCGAACCCGGCTACACGAGCCCGATGCGGGACGAGTGTACCGAGGCGATGCGTCGCGATCCGAAGTGGATGGCCGAGCTGCGCGCGCACTTCGACGGGCTGCTGAGCTACGAGTTCCAGGAGCGCAACGCGTCGGCCGCGGTGAAGAACAACCGCCACGTCGTGGCGGCGTATGCCGCGATCCTCGTCCTCCTCGTCGCATTCGTCGTCGCGCTGTTCCTCCGCCAGCGCCGCCTCATGGCGGACATCGAGCGCCTGCGCGAGGAGGTACGGCGCGCGGCGGACGACGGGGCGTAGTCTGCATGGCGGCCACCACGACGTCCTGCGCTCATCCCGCGAGCGACACCGCGTAGTCATGCCACCGTCCAATCACCTCATCTATATTCCGGGTATCTTGTTGCTCGGGATCATGATCGGATTCGTCCTCGGTGCGCGCGCCGCCCGCGAGCAGGCCCGTCTGACCGAGCGCCGGGAAGCGGAGCGCGCGGCGGCGCGCGCCGCCCGCGCGGCGAGGCGCGCGGCCCGCGAGCGGCGCGCCGGCGGCGACGGGGCGCCGGCAGACGCCAGTGAGGGCGATGCCGCCGCGCCGCGCGACGGCGGGTAGTCGTCAGCCGGGCAGCAACCAGGACACATCGACCTCCGGGGCGAGGTCGAACAGCCAGTCCTCGAACGACGCCTTGCCGCTGCGGGTGACCGCATCGCGCAGCGCCGTTCGCTCGGCCGCGAACAGCTCGCCAAACGGTGCGGCGAGCGCATGCGGCGACGTGTCCCAGCCGAACCGCGCGGCGACGCCCTGCAACTCGGTTGCGAGGTCGCCGCACGACGCGATTCGATCGTCGGCCGACTTGGCCAGCGCGCGCGCCAGCACGCCGTCGAGCGCCGGCGCGGCATCGCCGAGGTTCGACGGCAATGGCGGCGGCGCGTCCTCCACGACGGCGCGCACGGTCAGATAGTTGGCGCTGCGGCGAAACAGCGGTCGGCCGGCAAACAGTTCCCACGCGATCGCCGCGACCGCGAACACGTCCGCGCGGCGATCGAACGATGCGCCGAGCAGCTGCTCCGGCGCCATGTACGCATACGTACCGCGCGGTGCGGCGTCCGGGGCCGCGTAGGTCGATTGCGCGACGCCAAAGTCGATCAGCTTGGCGACGCCGTGGAAATCGATCATCACGTTGTGCGGATGGACGTCGCCGTGCACGATCCCGAGCGGCGAGCCGTCATCGTCGACCGCCGCATGCGCGACCTCGAGCCCCGCGCACACGTCGGCCAGCAACCGGACCACGGCGCCGGGGCCGAGCCGGGCGGCGGCGCTCGGCCGGCAGCGCGCACACACCCGTGCGAGGTCGACGCCGAGCACGAACTCCATCGTCAGGTAGTCCCAGCCGGCGACGCGGCCCGTGTCGTAGACCCGGGCGATGTGTGGCGACGCCAGCCGCGACGCGATTCGAGCCTCGTTCAGGAATAGCTCGACGAGCAGCCGGTTGCGGCTCACATGCGGCAAAACCCGCTTGAGGACGACGATTTTCGGGCCGGTGGACGCGCGGTCCGCCCGCGCCAGGAACACCTCGGCCATGCCGCCCTGGCCGAGTCGGCGCAGCAGCGTGTAGTCCCCGAACGGTCGCACCATGCGCGACCTCCGATGGTACCATGCGCGGCCATGGCCTTTGCACTCACCGAGGAACAGCAGGCGCTCGTCGCGACCGCGCGCGAGTTTACGAAAAAAGAGATCATCCCGGTCGCCAGTGAACTCGACGAGAAGTCCGAGTTCCCGCGCAAGATTCTCGAGAAGGCGTGGGAGACGGGGTTGATGAACGTCGAGATCCCAGAGGCGTACGGCGGGCTCGGGCTCGGTTGTTTCGACAACTGCCTGTTGCAAGAGGAGATCGCGTACGGGTGCGCGGGCGTCAACACGTCGCTCACGGCGAACTTGCTCGGCGCGATGCCGCTGTTGATCGCCGGTACGGAAGAGCAGAAGAAGAAGTGGCTGACGCGCCTGACGGAAGCGCCGGTGTTCGCTGCGTACTGCTGCTCCGAGCCGGATGCCGGATCCGATGTCGCGGGGATCTCCACGCGCGTCGAGCGCAAGGGGGACGAGTACGTGATCAACGGCCAGAAGCGCTGGATCACGAACGGCGGCGTCGCGAGCTTCTACACGGTGTTGGCCACCTTCGATCGCAGCAAACGCCACAAGGGCATCGCGATGTTCGTCGTCGATGCGCAGACCCCCGGCGTCAAGACCGGCCGCAAAGAGGACAAGATGGGCCAGCGCTGTTCGAACACGACCGACGTGCTGTTCGAGGACGTGGTCGTGCCCAAGGACGCGCTGATCGGTCGCGAAGACCAGGGGTTCAAAATCGCGATGATGACCTTCGATCGGTCGCGGCCGTGGATCGCCGCGGGCGCGGCGGGGCTGATCCGCCGGGCACTCGAGGAGTCGCGCAACTACGCGCTCGAGCGCAAGACGTTCGGCGTGCCGATCGCACAGCACCAGGCGATCCAGTTCATGCTCGCCGACATGGCCGTGTCGTACGAGGCGACGCGGCTTTTGTGCCACAAGGCGGCGTGGATGGTCGACCAGGGCAAACTTGACAGCATCGTGTCGTCGTACGCGAAGCTGTTCGGCGCCGACGCCGCGATGAAGGCGGCGACCGACGCCGTCCAGATTTTCGGCGGCTATGGCTACACGAAGGAGTACCCGGTCGAGAAACTGATGCGCGACGCAAAGCTGCTGCAGATCTACGAGGGCACGTCCCAGATTCAGCGCATCGTCATCGCCCGCAACGTGCTGAAGTCTGCATAGCCCTTCGCGGCAGCGGGCTCGCCCGGCGCTATGCGATCGTGCCGGAGCGGTGGAACCGGTCGCGGTCGCCGAGGACGCCGGAGACGGTCCGCGTCAGGTTGCCGGTCCGCCGCGTCCGGCCGGCGGCGGCGACCGGCGGAGTGCGCCACTCGATCTCGGCGCGCTTGAACTTCTCGGTGCCCTGGGCGAGACGCGGCGGCGGGGGCGGCGATGTCCGCCGACGGGGCGGCGCGGTCGGCGGTCGCGGCCGCGCGCGTACGAGTGCCTTCAGCGCCGCGACCGGAGACACGAAGTCGTGTGCGACGCGGTCGAACCGCGGCAGCGTGTCGGCGAAGAACGCATTCCGGCGATCCGGGGACAGCGCCTGCGGATCGATGAGTACGGCCCCCTCGTGGTGGGCCCACAGGACCACGTCCGCCCAGTGCGCGGCGTCGAGCACCTCCAGGCGCAGGCGCAGCAGGGCGTCGTCGCCATCTTGCGCCAAGCAGGCGTCAACGCTGCGGATCACCGGACCGGCGCCCGTCTGCAGGCGCGCCGCGGCACCGATCCACTCGCGGGGATAGACTCGGAAGCGCGGCAGCAACAGGTACGCGAGGCGAAGGGTCACGTCGCCACACAATGCAACGATCAGGCCAGCACATCCCCGCGGGTAGGAACGGCCGGCGTGGTTGCGCTGCGTACACATGGCCGCGGGTGTACGCCGGGCGTACACCGGTGCCCGGAGTTGCGGGCGGCCGCCTCGTCCGGTCGCCGCGACGGCGCGCTACGATCGCTCGATGACGCGCGCTCGCCTCGCGCGGGCCCGGAGGCGGTCCCATCGTGCCGTGCGGTCGCGCGGCCGCGCGCTCGTGGCGGCTGCGATCGCCGGCTGGCTCGGCGCCTGCGATTCGTCGGTGCCGGTCGAGCCGGTGCCGCTGTCCGACCTGTCGGCGCGGTTGCAGGACGCCATCTGCCGGTGGGCAGTGCGCTGCCGGCACGTCCCCGACGCGGTGACCTGCCGCCGGCTGCTCGACCCGAAAGAGTACGACACGCGGCGCGCGCGCGACGCGGTCGCCGCCGGCCGGCTGCTCTACGACCCCGACGCCGCCGGCCGGTGCGTCGCAGACACGGCATCGGCACACTGCCTCGCCAGCCCGTTTTCGGCGGATGCGTGCGCTGCGATGTGGACGGGGGCCGTGCCGCCCGGCGGCGCGTGTACGAGCGCGTTCGAGTGTGCCGGCGGCGCTCCGTGCGAACGGCGCGTGTGCGATGCCCAGTGTTGCGCCGGCACGTGCGGCGCGGCGCCGCCCCCGCCGGAGCCGCCGCCGGCGCCGGCGGCGCTGGGCGAGCCGTGTAGCGGCCACGATGATTGCGGCGTCGGTGCCTATTGCGACCTGTCCCGGCGGTGCGCGGCGATGCCGGACGCTCCCGGTGAGCCGTGCTTGATCGGCTGCGCGGTCGGCGACCTGTACTGCGACGTCGTCGCGCTCGAGTGCCGCCGCTACGCGGGCCGTGGCGAGCCGTGCGATCCGGACGGCCGGACGGCGCCGCCGTGCGATCCCGCGTGGGCCTACTGCGACGGCGTCTGCCGCGATCGACCCGCGGCAGGCCAGCCATGCGACCCGCGCGAACGCCGCTGTGTCGCCAGCGCCTGGTGCGACGGCGACCCGGGGGTGTGCCGGGCGCGCGGCGGCGCCGGCGCGCCGTGCGAGCGCTCCGATCAGTGCACCGTGGCGTGCGATGGAGCGCATTGCGTCGCGTACCGGCGGTGTACAGTCGACCCGTGACGTGGCTTCGCGGGGACTCGACCTTCCTTGCGCCGTGGCTGTGTGCGATCGCGGCGTGCGGTTCTGGCGGTGGCGCGGTCGACGCGGGCGGCGCCGGCGGGGACGCGGGCGCCGCGGGTGACGCGGGCCAAGCGTGTCCCTCGCCGTGCGCCGATACCGAGGTGTGCCGCTACGGCGTGTGCGTGCCGCGGCCACAGCCGTGTGCGTCCACCGACGACTGCTCCGGGGACGCATATTGCGACACCGCGGCGGGCGAGTGTTTGCCGTGGGGCGTCGGTCCCGGCGGCTTCTTCGACGACGGCTGCACCCGCGAGGTCGTGGCGGGCGTGTTCTTCCCCGACGTGCAGTGCGAATGGCTCGGGCCGCCCGCCGGCGATCCGTATCCCGAGCACGTCAACGTCCTGTCCGCGCCGGTCGTCG is a genomic window containing:
- a CDS encoding heme ABC transporter permease → MRPRRRAPARQGRRRSACTGRYGVFARGTQGHLPRVRRVTAGATICDTSSGRRKTVAVGFFAHVGAVARKDLRVELRSREVVYTMLFFGAMVMLIFSFAFVEGRTGKAIGDVSAGLLWISVLFAGTLGLSRAFDREREDNTMRGLLLAPVPRAAIFLGKAISIAVFILTAELVVVPMIGVLFKAPLGRDPVALVVALALATIGFSIVGSVFASMLLRSRARAVLLPVTLYPILVPMMIAAAKATGAIIGAAYDPSVAWFWIRFLAVFDVVFLVAALWFFEALVIE
- a CDS encoding serine/threonine protein kinase; translated protein: MVRPFGDYTLLRRLGQGGMAEVFLARADRASTGPKIVVLKRVLPHVSRNRLLVELFLNEARIASRLASPHIARVYDTGRVAGWDYLTMEFVLGVDLARVCARCRPSAAARLGPGAVVRLLADVCAGLEVAHAAVDDDGSPLGIVHGDVHPHNVMIDFHGVAKLIDFGVAQSTYAAPDAAPRGTYAYMAPEQLLGASFDRRADVFAVAAIAWELFAGRPLFRRSANYLTVRAVVEDAPPPLPSNLGDAAPALDGVLARALAKSADDRIASCGDLATELQGVAARFGWDTSPHALAAPFGELFAAERTALRDAVTRSGKASFEDWLFDLAPEVDVSWLLPG
- a CDS encoding acyl-CoA dehydrogenase, with the protein product MAFALTEEQQALVATAREFTKKEIIPVASELDEKSEFPRKILEKAWETGLMNVEIPEAYGGLGLGCFDNCLLQEEIAYGCAGVNTSLTANLLGAMPLLIAGTEEQKKKWLTRLTEAPVFAAYCCSEPDAGSDVAGISTRVERKGDEYVINGQKRWITNGGVASFYTVLATFDRSKRHKGIAMFVVDAQTPGVKTGRKEDKMGQRCSNTTDVLFEDVVVPKDALIGREDQGFKIAMMTFDRSRPWIAAGAAGLIRRALEESRNYALERKTFGVPIAQHQAIQFMLADMAVSYEATRLLCHKAAWMVDQGKLDSIVSSYAKLFGADAAMKAATDAVQIFGGYGYTKEYPVEKLMRDAKLLQIYEGTSQIQRIVIARNVLKSA